A region of Desulfuromonas thiophila DNA encodes the following proteins:
- a CDS encoding anaerobic ribonucleoside-triphosphate reductase activating protein gives MAIKGFQGTSLLDYPGRIASLVFFAGCNLRCPYCHNPGLVETPEQYPDIALDEVVALVAQRRGFIDGVVISGGEPTLDPLLVELATELKGLGLQVKLDTNGLAPAVLERLLDQGLLDAVAVDLKTAPERYPELGAGPTAALALKQTLALLQQAPVALEYRTTCMPALVGAADIAALGPLVQGCPLWVLQQFVAEHALSPAARSSVPYLPEQMQELAVQAAAYACQVQVRGL, from the coding sequence ATGGCCATCAAGGGTTTCCAGGGCACCAGTCTGCTTGACTATCCCGGCCGGATTGCGTCACTGGTGTTTTTCGCCGGCTGCAACCTGCGCTGTCCCTACTGCCACAATCCCGGCCTGGTCGAGACACCAGAGCAGTATCCCGATATAGCACTCGACGAGGTTGTGGCGCTGGTAGCCCAGCGGCGTGGTTTCATTGACGGAGTGGTCATTTCAGGCGGTGAGCCAACGCTTGATCCATTGCTGGTGGAACTGGCGACCGAGCTCAAGGGGCTGGGTTTGCAGGTCAAGCTGGATACCAATGGGTTGGCGCCGGCGGTCTTGGAGCGGTTGCTGGATCAGGGGTTGCTCGACGCGGTGGCGGTCGATCTCAAGACGGCGCCGGAGCGCTACCCGGAGCTTGGCGCCGGGCCGACAGCGGCCTTGGCTCTCAAGCAGACCCTGGCGTTGTTGCAACAGGCTCCGGTCGCGCTGGAATACCGCACCACCTGTATGCCGGCCCTGGTTGGGGCTGCCGACATTGCGGCCCTGGGACCGCTGGTGCAGGGTTGTCCGCTCTGGGTTCTGCAGCAGTTTGTTGCCGAACATGCCCTGAGTCCGGCGGCGCGCAGCTCTGTGCCGTACTTGCCGGAACAGATGCAGGAGTTGGCGGTACAGGCGGCGGCCTATGCCTGCCAGGTGCAGGTGCGCGGCCTGTAA
- the gatC gene encoding Asp-tRNA(Asn)/Glu-tRNA(Gln) amidotransferase subunit GatC yields the protein MKITTTDVAAVARLARLEFDSGELETLRDQLERILDHVEQLNALDTGVVEPMAHALQMENAFRPDAVTPSLSLEQALANAPQALEGCFGVPKVIE from the coding sequence ATGAAGATCACCACTACTGATGTTGCTGCTGTGGCCCGTTTGGCGCGGCTGGAGTTCGATAGCGGGGAGCTGGAAACCCTGCGGGACCAGCTTGAGCGTATTCTCGATCATGTTGAACAGCTTAATGCTCTGGACACCGGGGTCGTCGAGCCCATGGCTCATGCCCTGCAGATGGAAAATGCCTTTCGGCCGGATGCGGTGACGCCATCGCTGTCGCTAGAGCAGGCCCTGGCCAATGCTCCCCAGGCGCTGGAGGGCTGCTTCGGTGTGCCCAAGGTTATTGAATAA
- the gatA gene encoding Asp-tRNA(Asn)/Glu-tRNA(Gln) amidotransferase subunit GatA produces MDLTHLTITEMQQQLDSGALRSVDLTQAFLDRIEQTDARINAFITRCPQQALQAAERADAARAAGPVAPLCGIPLALKDVLVTEGVRTTCASKILGDFVPPYDATVVRRLKAQGAVILGKLNMDEFAMGSSSENSAFGPVRNPWNTDCVPGGSSGGSAACVAARQAPASLGTDTGGSIRQPASHCGVVGLKPTYGRVSRYGMIAFASSLDQIGPLTRSVRDSALLLGAIAGHDPADSTSARVEVPDYLATLAQGVAGLRIGLPREYFIEGLDPQVRAALEAALATYRELGAELVEISLPHTEYAVACYYLVATAEASSNLARFDGVRYGARVDAGKGLAALYSATRSQGFGDEVKRRIMLGTYALSSGYYDAYYLKAQKVRTLIRQDFERAFAEVDCILTPVAPTPAFALGEKAQDPLTMYLSDIFTLSANLAGICGLSLPCGLSAAGLPIGLQLLGRPFGEATLLRCGQAFEQATAWHQRLAPL; encoded by the coding sequence ATGGATTTGACCCACCTGACCATCACGGAGATGCAACAGCAGCTTGACAGCGGCGCGCTGCGCTCTGTCGATTTGACCCAGGCTTTTCTTGACCGCATCGAACAGACCGATGCGCGGATCAATGCGTTTATCACGCGCTGCCCGCAGCAGGCTTTGCAGGCCGCCGAACGGGCCGATGCGGCCCGTGCTGCCGGTCCGGTTGCGCCTCTGTGCGGCATTCCGCTGGCGCTGAAGGATGTGCTGGTGACTGAGGGGGTCCGCACCACCTGCGCCTCCAAGATTCTGGGCGATTTCGTGCCACCTTACGACGCCACGGTGGTGCGCCGGCTCAAGGCGCAGGGCGCGGTGATTCTTGGCAAGCTCAACATGGACGAGTTTGCCATGGGCAGTTCCAGCGAGAACAGTGCCTTTGGGCCGGTGCGCAATCCCTGGAATACCGACTGTGTGCCGGGTGGCTCATCTGGTGGCAGCGCTGCCTGTGTCGCGGCCCGCCAGGCGCCGGCCAGCCTGGGCACCGATACCGGCGGCTCCATCCGGCAGCCGGCGTCCCATTGTGGCGTTGTCGGTCTCAAGCCGACCTATGGCCGGGTATCGCGTTATGGCATGATTGCCTTTGCCTCATCCCTCGACCAGATCGGGCCGTTGACCCGCAGCGTGCGTGATAGCGCCCTGCTGCTGGGTGCCATTGCCGGGCATGATCCGGCCGATTCCACCAGTGCCCGGGTCGAGGTGCCCGATTATCTGGCAACGCTGGCGCAGGGTGTGGCCGGTCTACGTATTGGTCTGCCGCGTGAATACTTTATCGAGGGACTTGATCCCCAGGTGCGGGCCGCCCTGGAGGCCGCGCTGGCCACCTACCGCGAACTGGGCGCCGAACTGGTCGAGATTAGCCTGCCGCATACCGAATACGCCGTGGCCTGCTACTATCTGGTGGCCACCGCCGAGGCATCCAGCAACCTGGCCCGCTTTGATGGCGTGCGCTATGGCGCGCGGGTCGATGCCGGCAAGGGGCTGGCGGCGCTGTACAGTGCCACCCGCAGTCAGGGCTTTGGTGACGAGGTCAAGCGACGCATCATGCTGGGCACCTATGCGCTGTCGAGTGGTTATTACGATGCCTATTATCTCAAGGCCCAGAAGGTACGCACCCTGATCCGGCAGGATTTCGAACGCGCTTTCGCCGAGGTGGATTGCATTCTGACGCCGGTGGCGCCGACGCCGGCCTTCGCTCTGGGCGAAAAGGCTCAGGATCCGTTGACCATGTATTTGTCGGACATCTTCACCCTGTCGGCCAATCTGGCGGGCATCTGTGGTCTGAGCCTGCCTTGCGGGCTCTCCGCTGCCGGGTTGCCCATCGGGTTGCAACTGCTCGGCCGGCCCTTCGGCGAGGCCACGTTGCTGCGCTGCGGTCAGGCCTTTGAGCAGGCCACGGCCTGGCATCAGCGCCTGGCACCGCTGTAG
- the gatB gene encoding Asp-tRNA(Asn)/Glu-tRNA(Gln) amidotransferase subunit GatB, with protein sequence MRSGYEIVIGLEVHVQLTTQSKIFCGCSTRFGNAPNSQTCPVCLGLPGALPVLNQQVVEYAIRAGLATNCRIAGRSVFARKNYFYPDLPKGYQISQFELPICEGGYLDIETSERGPRRIGITRIHMEEDAGKLLHSEAPGVGSLVDLNRACTPLLEVVSEPDMRSSDEAIAYLKKLRQIVMYLGVCDGNLEEGSFRCDANVSVRPVGQQEYGTRAELKNINSFRFIKEAIEYEVDRQIELIEDGGKVVQETRLFDSASGTTRSMRGKEEAHDYRYFPDPDLLPLLIDADWVERARAALPELPDVRRQRFVEQFGLPDYDAEVLTADKALADYFEDCAARHGDAKLCSNWVMGEIQRLLNDSGLGILQVPVSAERLCGLLNRISDGTISGKIAKTVFEQMWQSGDEADVIIEAQGLKQVSDSGAIEQLVDEVIAANPAQAQEFRDGKDKLLGFFVGQIMKASKGKANPAMVNELLCRKLRGETA encoded by the coding sequence ATGAGATCAGGTTACGAAATCGTTATCGGGCTGGAGGTGCATGTCCAGCTGACCACCCAGTCGAAAATCTTCTGCGGCTGCTCGACCCGCTTTGGCAATGCCCCCAACAGTCAGACCTGTCCGGTCTGCCTGGGGCTGCCGGGTGCCCTGCCGGTGCTTAACCAGCAGGTGGTCGAATATGCCATTCGTGCCGGTCTGGCCACCAACTGCCGTATTGCCGGCCGCAGTGTCTTTGCCCGCAAGAACTATTTTTATCCCGACCTGCCCAAAGGTTACCAGATCTCACAGTTTGAGCTGCCCATCTGCGAAGGCGGTTATCTGGATATTGAAACCAGCGAGCGCGGTCCGCGTCGTATCGGTATCACCCGCATTCACATGGAGGAGGATGCCGGCAAGCTGCTGCACAGCGAGGCGCCGGGCGTCGGCAGCCTGGTCGATCTCAATCGTGCCTGTACGCCGCTGCTCGAGGTCGTGTCGGAACCGGACATGCGCAGCAGTGACGAGGCCATCGCTTATCTGAAAAAGCTGCGCCAGATCGTCATGTACCTGGGAGTGTGTGACGGCAACCTGGAGGAGGGTTCTTTTCGCTGCGATGCCAACGTGTCGGTGCGGCCCGTTGGGCAGCAGGAATACGGCACCCGCGCTGAATTGAAGAACATCAACTCATTCCGCTTTATCAAGGAGGCCATCGAATACGAGGTCGACCGCCAGATTGAACTGATTGAGGATGGTGGCAAGGTGGTGCAGGAAACCCGCCTGTTCGACAGCGCCAGCGGCACCACCCGCAGCATGCGCGGCAAGGAGGAAGCACACGATTACCGCTATTTCCCCGATCCTGATTTGCTGCCGTTGCTGATCGATGCCGACTGGGTCGAGCGGGCACGGGCGGCCCTGCCGGAATTGCCCGATGTTCGCCGTCAGCGCTTTGTCGAGCAGTTCGGTCTGCCTGATTACGATGCCGAGGTGCTCACGGCCGATAAGGCTCTGGCCGATTATTTCGAGGACTGCGCCGCCCGGCATGGCGATGCCAAGCTGTGTTCCAACTGGGTGATGGGCGAAATCCAGCGCCTGCTCAACGATTCGGGTCTGGGCATTTTGCAGGTGCCAGTTTCCGCTGAACGGCTGTGCGGGCTGCTGAACCGCATCAGCGACGGAACCATCTCGGGCAAGATCGCCAAGACGGTCTTTGAGCAGATGTGGCAGAGCGGTGATGAGGCCGATGTCATTATTGAGGCCCAGGGCCTCAAGCAGGTCTCCGACAGCGGTGCCATCGAGCAACTGGTGGACGAGGTGATTGCCGCCAATCCGGCTCAGGCCCAGGAATTTCGCGACGGTAAGGACAAATTGCTGGGCTTCTTTGTTGGCCAGATCATGAAGGCCAGCAAGGGCAAGGCCAATCCGGCCATGGTGAATGAACTGCTGTGCCGTAAGCTGCGCGGTGAGACAGCCTGA
- the mtnA gene encoding S-methyl-5-thioribose-1-phosphate isomerase — protein sequence MAIKPILFEDGICRMIDQRLLPAEELWRDYRDDGAIAEAIRTMVVRGAPAIGIAAAYGAAFAAAALASQSLPVAERLHQFRQRCQHLAATRPTAVNLFWALARMERLAEATSALAPLDWAAGLRQEACRIDAEDELINRAMGRHGQALLSQQGTVLTHCNAGALATGGYGTALGVIRAAIEAGKQIDVVADETRPFWQGARLTAWELQRDGIDVTLICDNMAGYLMQQGRIDAVIVGADRISANGDVANKIGTYSVAVLAQAHGIPFYVAAPRSTIDLSLADGSAIPIEERDPREVTHCGNQQLAPAGVAVYNPAFDVTPARLVSAIITEVGVARADYRTQLAELMARPPLCGHV from the coding sequence ATGGCGATAAAACCGATCCTGTTTGAAGACGGCATCTGCCGCATGATTGATCAGCGGCTGTTGCCGGCTGAGGAACTTTGGCGCGACTATCGCGACGATGGTGCCATTGCCGAGGCGATTCGCACCATGGTGGTGCGCGGCGCGCCGGCCATTGGCATCGCGGCGGCCTATGGTGCGGCTTTTGCCGCCGCTGCTCTGGCGTCACAGTCTCTGCCTGTCGCCGAGCGGTTGCACCAGTTTCGCCAACGCTGCCAGCACCTGGCCGCCACCCGGCCGACGGCGGTCAATCTGTTCTGGGCGTTGGCACGCATGGAGCGGCTGGCCGAGGCCACCAGCGCCCTGGCGCCACTGGACTGGGCGGCCGGGTTGCGCCAGGAAGCCTGCCGCATTGACGCCGAGGATGAGCTGATCAATCGTGCCATGGGGCGGCATGGCCAGGCGTTGCTGTCGCAGCAGGGTACGGTGCTGACCCATTGCAATGCCGGCGCCTTGGCTACCGGTGGCTATGGCACCGCGCTGGGGGTGATTCGCGCAGCGATCGAGGCCGGCAAGCAGATTGATGTGGTGGCCGATGAGACACGACCGTTCTGGCAGGGGGCACGCCTGACCGCCTGGGAATTGCAGCGTGACGGCATTGATGTGACGCTGATCTGCGACAATATGGCTGGTTATCTGATGCAGCAGGGCCGCATTGACGCGGTAATTGTCGGGGCCGACCGCATCAGCGCCAATGGCGATGTCGCCAACAAGATCGGCACCTACAGCGTGGCTGTGCTGGCCCAGGCCCATGGCATTCCTTTCTATGTTGCTGCGCCCCGTTCGACCATTGATCTGAGTCTGGCTGACGGCAGCGCCATTCCCATTGAGGAGCGTGATCCTCGCGAAGTGACGCACTGTGGCAACCAGCAGTTGGCGCCGGCCGGGGTGGCGGTGTACAACCCGGCCTTTGATGTCACGCCGGCGCGGCTGGTCAGTGCCATTATAACTGAGGTGGGGGTTGCCCGCGCAGACTATCGGACACAGTTGGCGGAGCTGATGGCACGTCCGCCGTTGTGCGGTCATGTCTGA
- the glnE gene encoding bifunctional [glutamate--ammonia ligase]-adenylyl-L-tyrosine phosphorylase/[glutamate--ammonia-ligase] adenylyltransferase, giving the protein MSEQLLAQLLTLPPAEQLAAWEALACAWGFADARKSAINLADLAEKLPDPVLLAAVARQALGSADPDMALNHLERCSQQQNAALLRQCLQQEHPRAVLLTLLGASSFLTGTLCRFPALFGELFVEGEIDQAKDSTLMRTQIEQRLDSACDLAGLQRVLRQYKQREILRIAARDLSGLASLQEVTAELSNLAAASLQVACSQCERLLQLEYGVPQVAAGEPLEPAFTVLAMGKFGGWELNFSSDIDLIYFYATAQGRTSGIDGRGDSRIELHSYYVKLAERVTHALAQVTEDGFVFRVDLNLRPEGRSGELACSLAAAESYYESWGQNWERCALMKARPVAGDIALGQRLLKSLEPFIYRRYLDYGMVEDLRQMKLKIDNSLTREKESENNLKLGRGGIREIEFFVQALQLIYAGKNPHVRERSSLKALECLLQEGFLSPADAATLHDAYVFLRTVEHRIQVLQQQQTHNLPNRPQERAHLARRCGFDSCTDFEQRLEHHRQAVMQLYRGLFFAGEEQPEQEFSPEVRLLLDPEADADLLKDVLEANGFRQVDAAWETLARLRDGKMGPPMTRRARRAYEQILPLLVQELLASPQPDLALRHLENFLLGLRAPATFYGLLAEHPKTVALLISLFATSTFLSRFFTLHPDLIDCLVSSSHAQTYKSIEEQRAELSQRLAAYEDNYEMQLDVLRRFRNEEFLRIAFNDLQDSAALASSTQQLSTLAQVCLEQAVRLAQDEMLPRFGLPGSLTTQGVWQQAEFAVLGLGKLGGMELNYHSDLDIIFIYDGPGQTRPAAQTDPARFRALSNQEYFSRLGQRIISVLTLVTREGRVYEIDTRLRPSGNQGPLVTSLPAYEDYHQHQAQLWERQALTKARVVVASAAMRRRIDAVNARMTWEKPLPVELAQEICRLRDRMEKEIAREDSGRFNIKTGRGGLVDVEFITQYLQLLHGQAHPSVRSPNTLEALEALRQAGVLAGCAADSLMQGYRFLRRLENKLRLLHDQSISEISPEPLQLRKLARLLGYEGTLGPPEEQFLEAYRTTTEGLRSLFERYLCPAATEEGELQC; this is encoded by the coding sequence ATGTCTGAGCAATTGTTGGCTCAACTGCTGACCCTGCCGCCCGCCGAACAGCTCGCGGCCTGGGAGGCGCTGGCCTGCGCCTGGGGCTTTGCCGATGCGCGGAAAAGCGCTATCAATCTGGCTGACCTGGCGGAAAAGTTGCCCGATCCGGTTTTGCTGGCTGCTGTGGCGCGCCAGGCCCTGGGCAGCGCTGATCCCGACATGGCGCTTAACCATCTGGAGCGTTGCAGCCAGCAGCAGAACGCAGCCCTGCTGCGCCAGTGCCTGCAGCAGGAGCATCCGCGCGCGGTGCTGCTGACCCTGCTGGGAGCCTCGTCATTTCTCACCGGTACCCTGTGTCGCTTCCCGGCCCTGTTTGGTGAACTCTTTGTCGAAGGAGAGATTGATCAGGCCAAGGACAGCACCCTGATGCGGACGCAGATCGAGCAGCGTCTCGACTCTGCCTGTGATCTGGCCGGCCTGCAGCGGGTGCTGCGGCAGTATAAGCAGCGTGAGATCCTGCGCATTGCCGCTCGCGATCTCAGTGGGCTGGCGTCGCTGCAGGAGGTGACGGCGGAGCTTTCCAATCTGGCGGCTGCCAGCCTGCAGGTTGCCTGCAGTCAGTGCGAACGGTTGTTGCAGCTGGAATACGGCGTACCGCAGGTGGCTGCCGGTGAGCCACTGGAACCGGCTTTTACCGTGCTGGCCATGGGTAAATTTGGTGGCTGGGAACTCAATTTTTCTTCTGATATCGATTTAATCTATTTCTATGCCACCGCTCAGGGACGCACCAGCGGCATTGACGGCCGTGGAGACAGCCGCATTGAACTGCACAGCTACTACGTCAAGTTGGCCGAACGGGTGACCCATGCTCTGGCGCAGGTGACCGAGGATGGTTTTGTCTTCCGGGTCGATCTGAATCTGCGGCCCGAGGGTCGCAGTGGCGAGCTGGCCTGCTCGCTGGCGGCAGCAGAGAGCTATTACGAAAGCTGGGGGCAGAACTGGGAACGCTGTGCGTTGATGAAGGCCCGGCCGGTTGCTGGCGACATCGCTTTGGGTCAGCGTTTGCTCAAGTCGCTGGAACCCTTTATTTATCGGCGCTATCTCGATTACGGCATGGTCGAGGATCTGCGGCAGATGAAGCTCAAGATCGATAACAGTCTGACGCGGGAGAAGGAAAGCGAAAACAATCTGAAGCTGGGTCGGGGCGGTATCCGCGAGATCGAGTTCTTTGTTCAGGCGCTGCAGCTGATCTATGCCGGCAAAAATCCGCATGTGCGGGAACGCAGCAGTCTCAAGGCTCTGGAATGTTTGCTTCAGGAGGGCTTTCTCAGCCCGGCTGATGCCGCTACGTTGCATGATGCCTATGTGTTTCTGCGCACCGTCGAGCATCGCATCCAGGTGCTGCAACAGCAGCAGACCCACAATCTGCCCAACCGACCCCAGGAACGGGCGCATCTGGCACGGCGGTGCGGTTTTGATAGCTGTACAGACTTTGAACAGAGGCTGGAGCACCACCGTCAGGCGGTGATGCAGCTGTATCGTGGGTTGTTTTTTGCCGGTGAGGAGCAGCCCGAACAGGAATTTTCGCCCGAGGTGCGGTTGCTGCTTGATCCTGAAGCGGATGCCGATTTGCTCAAGGATGTTCTCGAAGCCAACGGTTTCCGCCAGGTCGACGCTGCCTGGGAGACCCTGGCACGCCTGCGGGATGGCAAGATGGGCCCACCCATGACCCGGCGGGCCCGCCGTGCTTACGAACAGATTCTGCCGCTGCTGGTGCAGGAACTGCTCGCCTCGCCGCAGCCTGATCTGGCGTTGCGCCATCTGGAAAATTTTTTGCTGGGCCTGCGGGCGCCAGCGACGTTTTATGGTTTGCTGGCAGAGCATCCCAAAACCGTCGCCTTGCTGATCAGCTTGTTTGCTACCAGTACCTTCCTGTCGCGTTTCTTTACCCTTCATCCCGATTTGATTGATTGTTTGGTGTCCAGCAGTCATGCCCAGACCTATAAATCGATTGAAGAGCAGCGTGCCGAACTCAGTCAGCGGCTGGCGGCTTATGAGGACAATTACGAGATGCAGCTGGATGTACTGCGGCGCTTTCGTAATGAAGAGTTTCTTCGAATCGCCTTCAATGATTTGCAGGACAGTGCCGCCCTGGCCAGCAGTACCCAGCAACTCAGCACCCTGGCACAGGTATGCCTGGAGCAGGCCGTGCGACTGGCGCAGGATGAGATGCTGCCCCGTTTCGGTTTGCCCGGCAGTCTGACGACACAAGGCGTTTGGCAGCAGGCGGAGTTTGCTGTGCTGGGACTGGGCAAGCTTGGCGGGATGGAACTGAACTACCATTCCGATTTGGATATCATCTTTATTTACGATGGGCCGGGTCAGACTCGGCCGGCGGCCCAGACTGACCCGGCGCGCTTCCGCGCGCTGAGCAATCAGGAATATTTTTCCCGTCTGGGCCAGCGCATCATTTCCGTGCTGACATTGGTGACACGGGAAGGGCGGGTCTACGAGATCGATACACGGCTACGGCCGTCGGGCAACCAGGGACCTTTGGTGACCAGTTTGCCCGCTTATGAGGACTATCACCAGCATCAGGCCCAGTTGTGGGAGCGCCAGGCCTTGACCAAGGCGCGGGTGGTGGTGGCGTCTGCCGCCATGCGGCGCCGCATCGACGCCGTCAATGCCCGTATGACCTGGGAAAAGCCCCTGCCGGTCGAGCTGGCGCAGGAGATCTGTCGCTTACGCGACCGGATGGAAAAGGAAATTGCCCGCGAGGATAGTGGTCGTTTCAATATCAAGACCGGTCGTGGTGGGCTGGTGGATGTTGAGTTTATTACCCAGTATCTGCAGCTGTTGCATGGTCAGGCTCACCCGTCAGTTCGCAGCCCCAATACCCTCGAAGCCCTGGAGGCGTTGCGACAGGCAGGTGTACTGGCGGGCTGCGCTGCCGATAGCCTGATGCAGGGGTATCGTTTTTTGCGGCGGTTGGAAAATAAACTGCGTCTGTTACACGATCAGTCGATCAGCGAGATCAGCCCGGAACCCCTGCAGCTACGCAAGCTGGCCCGCCTGCTGGGTTATGAAGGCACCCTGGGACCACCAGAGGAGCAGTTTCTCGAAGCGTATCGGACGACTACCGAGGGGCTGCGGTCCCTGTTTGAACGTTATCTGTGTCCGGCTGCGACGGAGGAGGGAGAGTTGCAATGTTGA
- a CDS encoding ATP-binding protein, whose translation MHNKTAQALSAIQRLAGKAIGDFALLRPDDRVLVALSGGKDSWTLLEVLVQLQKKAPICYQLQPAIVDPGFGGFDHAALRQSVEQRYNLPLHIIATEHANVIREHLRPGSACCAFCARLRRGALYGAADTLGCNVLALGHHRDDALETLLLNQFYSGSLSAMSASLLADNGRHRVIRPLIYVPEALIQRWISSSGLVTQSCNCPQEALIDQKRQAMKTLLDQLEQDIPQVRNSLLNALANVQPRHLLDRKLWPAPSQTGDIETATGAQ comes from the coding sequence ATGCATAACAAAACAGCGCAAGCACTGTCCGCCATCCAACGGCTGGCCGGCAAGGCCATCGGCGATTTCGCGCTGCTGCGCCCCGATGACCGCGTTCTGGTCGCCCTCTCCGGGGGCAAGGATTCCTGGACCCTGCTTGAGGTGCTGGTGCAGTTGCAGAAAAAGGCGCCCATTTGCTACCAGCTGCAGCCGGCCATTGTTGATCCGGGCTTCGGCGGATTCGATCACGCGGCGTTGCGGCAAAGTGTCGAACAACGTTACAACCTGCCGTTGCACATTATCGCGACAGAGCATGCAAACGTCATCCGTGAACATCTACGCCCAGGCAGTGCCTGTTGCGCCTTCTGTGCCCGCCTGCGCCGCGGCGCCCTATACGGTGCCGCCGACACGCTGGGCTGCAATGTCCTGGCCCTGGGCCATCATCGGGACGATGCCCTCGAAACCCTGCTGCTCAACCAGTTCTACAGCGGCAGCCTCAGTGCCATGAGCGCCAGCCTGCTAGCCGACAACGGCCGCCATCGCGTAATCCGGCCGCTGATCTATGTCCCTGAAGCACTGATTCAGCGCTGGATCAGCAGCAGCGGCCTCGTAACCCAAAGCTGTAACTGCCCCCAAGAAGCGCTGATCGATCAGAAACGCCAGGCCATGAAAACCCTGCTCGACCAGCTGGAGCAGGACATCCCGCAGGTACGCAACAGCCTGCTCAATGCCTTGGCCAATGTCCAGCCGCGCCACCTGCTCGATCGCAAGCTATGGCCAGCACCATCACAGACAGGGGATATCGAGACAGCCACAGGCGCTCAGTGA
- the extKL gene encoding multiheme c-type cytochrome (seleno)protein ExtKL: MKKLTWIGITTTALCLTASLAFALGAGVGRDGTIVGKKGKAKSLQQLIDMYDSTGCIDCHEDAHNDWAASPHARSIYGTGRAAATMITAMKNGFMSWEYSGVEKTKDIKVEHWMGCMKCHLPQLADAEDKVAVELAETLLEWYDAAVAAVKDPENKKALATRDKHEKTLTSLNINCLVCHNRMAITHKWTDGYPQHNVVYGLNDGAHDDEKFTKMKRSLIMDESIFCGQCHGMGPNLELENPTQCATAYGSYMWAYRADGGQESCQECHMHKSGLGHKILSYSDPTMIDMALDFKVHAYASQWLDGSTLRPKAVVNVEMVNRSGHGIPDGUPTPNRLVLSVKATTEEDDELFEEEVIYMPTPRLMARGNNMGRGPYEKSSILEDTGLHPGKKVEERFDIFFPVEEIETDDGKTAQVAAEREMDVTVQLWYKPFGTMSGAVLWREWQEIISLDKKSKPTTYPSGNPQ; this comes from the coding sequence ATGAAAAAACTGACATGGATCGGGATTACCACCACGGCGCTATGCCTGACGGCGTCGCTGGCCTTTGCCTTGGGGGCCGGCGTCGGACGCGACGGCACCATCGTTGGCAAAAAGGGCAAGGCCAAATCCCTGCAGCAGCTGATTGACATGTATGATTCAACTGGCTGTATCGACTGCCACGAAGACGCACATAACGACTGGGCAGCCTCGCCTCACGCCCGCTCCATTTATGGTACGGGTCGTGCTGCCGCCACCATGATTACCGCCATGAAAAACGGCTTCATGTCCTGGGAATACTCAGGGGTCGAGAAAACCAAGGATATCAAGGTTGAGCACTGGATGGGCTGCATGAAGTGCCACCTGCCACAGTTGGCCGATGCCGAGGACAAGGTTGCCGTGGAATTGGCAGAAACTCTGCTGGAGTGGTATGACGCAGCGGTCGCAGCCGTCAAGGACCCAGAAAATAAAAAAGCGCTTGCGACGCGTGATAAGCACGAAAAAACCCTGACCAGCCTGAACATCAACTGCCTGGTGTGCCACAACCGCATGGCGATCACCCACAAATGGACCGATGGCTATCCACAGCATAATGTCGTCTACGGTCTCAATGACGGCGCTCATGACGATGAAAAATTCACAAAAATGAAGCGCAGCCTCATCATGGACGAGTCGATCTTCTGCGGACAATGCCATGGCATGGGTCCGAATCTGGAGCTTGAGAATCCGACCCAGTGTGCCACCGCCTATGGCAGCTATATGTGGGCCTACCGTGCCGATGGCGGCCAGGAGTCCTGCCAAGAATGCCATATGCACAAGAGTGGCCTGGGCCACAAGATTCTCAGCTACAGCGATCCGACCATGATCGATATGGCGCTGGATTTCAAGGTCCATGCCTATGCCTCTCAATGGCTTGACGGCAGTACCCTGCGTCCCAAGGCTGTGGTAAATGTCGAAATGGTGAACCGTTCCGGCCACGGCATCCCCGATGGCTGACCGACCCCCAACCGACTGGTTCTGTCGGTAAAAGCGACCACTGAAGAAGATGATGAACTGTTTGAGGAAGAAGTTATTTACATGCCGACCCCGCGCCTGATGGCCCGCGGGAACAACATGGGCCGTGGCCCCTATGAGAAGAGCTCTATTCTGGAAGACACCGGTCTGCATCCGGGCAAGAAGGTCGAAGAACGCTTTGACATCTTCTTCCCGGTTGAAGAAATTGAAACCGACGACGGTAAAACTGCTCAGGTTGCTGCCGAACGTGAAATGGACGTAACGGTACAGCTGTGGTACAAGCCCTTCGGTACCATGTCCGGTGCGGTTCTGTGGCGGGAGTGGCAGGAGATCATCAGTCTCGACAAGAAATCCAAGCCCACCACCTATCCATCAGGCAACCCGCAATAA
- the extJ gene encoding selenite/tellurite reduction operon protein ExtJ yields the protein MAKKLIVLMAAAAFLGGLSTAALAADGKVTAVDGDLVTVQVDKKDAKKISEGDSVTLKVKKGKAPKAGMDALTGC from the coding sequence ATGGCAAAAAAACTGATCGTCCTGATGGCAGCGGCAGCATTCCTTGGCGGCCTGAGCACTGCAGCTCTGGCAGCTGACGGCAAGGTAACCGCTGTTGACGGCGACCTGGTAACGGTTCAGGTTGACAAAAAAGATGCAAAAAAAATCAGCGAAGGCGATAGCGTGACCCTGAAGGTGAAAAAAGGCAAGGCTCCCAAGGCTGGCATGGATGCGCTGACCGGCTGCTGA